A window from Herbaspirillum sp. meg3 encodes these proteins:
- a CDS encoding TlpA disulfide reductase family protein: protein MKTRNIFLFVLVAAIAAGVGMYTSHKQSQPAPQTPEAKAVANLFAQTMPDAAGKPQALSQWKGKPLIINFWATWCAPCVEEMPELAALQAEVAPVQIIGIGVDSQENIAQFAEKFHIYYPLYVAGTGATDLLRQFGNQAGGLPFTVLVGLDGNLKKVYLGRLNFDELRRDLASFKNM, encoded by the coding sequence ATGAAGACGCGAAACATATTTTTGTTTGTTCTGGTTGCCGCCATCGCTGCCGGCGTCGGCATGTATACCAGCCACAAACAAAGCCAGCCGGCACCACAGACGCCTGAAGCGAAAGCCGTCGCCAACCTGTTCGCGCAGACCATGCCCGACGCCGCCGGCAAACCGCAGGCCTTGTCACAATGGAAAGGCAAGCCGCTCATCATCAATTTCTGGGCCACCTGGTGCGCACCGTGTGTAGAAGAAATGCCTGAACTGGCAGCGCTGCAGGCCGAAGTCGCCCCGGTGCAAATTATCGGCATCGGCGTCGATTCCCAGGAGAACATCGCCCAGTTTGCAGAAAAATTCCATATCTATTATCCTCTCTACGTTGCCGGGACCGGTGCCACCGATCTGCTGCGGCAGTTCGGCAATCAAGCCGGCGGCCTCCCCTTCACGGTCTTGGTGGGACTGGACGGAAACCTCAAAAAGGTCTATCTTGGGCGCCTGAATTTTGATGAGCTGCGCCGCGATCTCGCCTCCTTCAAAAACATGTAA
- the aroQ gene encoding type II 3-dehydroquinate dehydratase, translating to MAINLLLLNGPNLNLLGTREPEVYGSTTLADIEQRAALQAGKAGATLNAFQSNHEGALIDRIHAARKEGVDAIVINPGGLTHTSVALRDALAGVAIPFVEVHISNIHQREEFRHFSYLSGIAKAVLCGFGVEGYRLAIDYLLQQP from the coding sequence ATGGCAATAAACCTTCTCCTCCTCAATGGACCCAACCTGAATTTGCTGGGCACCCGGGAGCCTGAAGTCTACGGATCAACCACCCTGGCAGACATCGAGCAACGCGCGGCTTTGCAGGCCGGCAAAGCCGGTGCGACGCTTAACGCCTTTCAAAGCAACCATGAAGGCGCGCTCATTGATCGCATTCATGCCGCCAGGAAAGAAGGCGTCGATGCCATCGTGATCAATCCGGGCGGCTTGACGCACACCAGCGTGGCCTTGCGCGACGCGTTGGCCGGTGTGGCGATTCCGTTTGTGGAAGTACATATTTCCAATATTCATCAGCGCGAAGAATTTCGCCATTTTTCTTACCTGTCCGGTATTGCCAAGGCTGTGTTGTGCGGCTTCGGCGTCGAAGGCTACCGTCTGGCAATTGATTATCTGCTCCAGCAGCCATAA
- the accB gene encoding acetyl-CoA carboxylase biotin carboxyl carrier protein, which produces MDLRKLKTLIDLVAESDIEELEVTEGESKVRIVKSSATPQNQVVMMQPQAAYPQTMQAGAAPAPVAAPVAAAPAAPEGHIVKSPMVGTFYRSSAPGAPAFVEVGKEVKEGDTICIIEAMKLLNEIDADKAGVIKQILVENGQPVEFGQPLFVIG; this is translated from the coding sequence ATGGATTTACGGAAACTCAAAACCTTGATCGATCTGGTCGCTGAATCGGATATCGAGGAGCTGGAAGTCACCGAAGGCGAGAGCAAGGTTCGCATCGTCAAGTCGTCGGCGACGCCGCAAAATCAAGTCGTGATGATGCAACCGCAAGCTGCTTATCCGCAAACCATGCAAGCCGGCGCCGCTCCTGCGCCTGTCGCTGCTCCGGTTGCTGCAGCACCAGCCGCGCCTGAAGGCCACATCGTCAAATCGCCGATGGTCGGCACCTTCTACCGCTCCTCCGCTCCGGGCGCTCCGGCATTCGTCGAAGTCGGCAAGGAAGTCAAAGAAGGCGACACCATCTGCATCATCGAAGCAATGAAGCTGTTGAACGAAATCGACGCCGACAAAGCCGGCGTGATCAAGCAAATCCTGGTTGAAAACGGTCAGCCGGTCGAATTCGGCCAACCACTGTTCGTAATCGGCTAA
- the accC gene encoding acetyl-CoA carboxylase biotin carboxylase subunit: MFEKILIANRGEIALRIQRACREMGIKTVVVHSEADREAKYVKLADESVCIGPAPSALSYLNMPAIISAAEVTDAQAIHPGYGFLSENADFAERVEKSGFVFIGPRPENIRMMGDKVSAKQAMIRAGVPCVPGSEGALPDNPKEIVQIARKIGYPVIIKAAGGGGGRGMRVVHTEAALINAVTMTKTEAGAAFGNPEVYMEKYLENPRHVEIQILADEHKQAIWLGERDCSMQRRHQKVIEEAPAPGIPRKIIEKIGERCAEACRKMNYRGAGTFEFLYENEEFYFIEMNTRVQVEHPVTEMITGVDIVQEQIRIAFGEKLRYRQRDIELKGHAIECRINAEDPFKFTPSPGRLTAWHVPGGPGIRVDSHAYAGYFVPPNYDSMVGKVISYGSTREQAIRRMQIALSEMVVEGISTNIPLHRELMVDARFIEGGTNIHYLEHKLAERPTAPPAEKPAKK; the protein is encoded by the coding sequence ATGTTTGAAAAAATCCTTATCGCCAATCGTGGCGAAATCGCTCTCCGTATCCAGCGCGCATGCCGTGAAATGGGCATCAAGACCGTGGTCGTGCACTCCGAGGCGGACCGCGAGGCGAAATACGTCAAGCTGGCGGATGAGTCGGTCTGTATCGGACCTGCACCTTCCGCGCTCAGCTACCTGAACATGCCGGCGATCATCAGCGCGGCAGAAGTCACCGACGCGCAAGCGATCCACCCGGGCTACGGCTTCCTGTCCGAGAACGCCGACTTCGCAGAACGCGTTGAGAAATCCGGCTTCGTCTTCATCGGCCCGCGTCCGGAAAACATCCGCATGATGGGCGACAAGGTCTCGGCCAAGCAGGCCATGATCCGCGCCGGCGTGCCGTGCGTACCTGGCTCTGAAGGCGCATTGCCGGACAATCCGAAAGAAATCGTGCAGATCGCACGCAAGATCGGCTACCCGGTCATCATCAAGGCGGCTGGCGGCGGCGGTGGCCGCGGCATGCGCGTGGTGCATACCGAAGCAGCGCTGATCAACGCCGTCACCATGACCAAGACGGAAGCCGGCGCAGCCTTCGGCAATCCGGAAGTCTATATGGAGAAGTATCTGGAAAATCCGCGTCACGTGGAAATCCAGATCCTCGCCGATGAACACAAGCAGGCCATCTGGTTAGGCGAGCGCGATTGCTCCATGCAGCGCCGCCACCAGAAGGTCATCGAGGAAGCACCGGCACCGGGCATCCCACGCAAGATCATTGAGAAGATCGGTGAACGTTGCGCCGAAGCCTGCCGCAAGATGAACTACCGCGGCGCCGGCACCTTCGAGTTCCTGTACGAAAACGAAGAGTTCTACTTCATCGAAATGAACACCCGCGTGCAGGTTGAACATCCGGTCACAGAGATGATCACCGGCGTCGACATCGTGCAGGAACAGATCCGCATCGCCTTCGGCGAGAAGCTGCGTTATCGCCAGCGCGATATCGAGTTGAAGGGTCACGCAATCGAATGCCGTATCAACGCGGAAGATCCGTTCAAGTTCACCCCGTCGCCAGGTCGTCTGACGGCATGGCACGTACCGGGCGGCCCCGGCATTCGCGTCGATTCACACGCTTACGCCGGTTACTTCGTCCCGCCGAACTACGATTCGATGGTCGGCAAGGTGATTTCCTACGGTTCGACCCGCGAGCAGGCTATCCGCCGCATGCAAATCGCGCTGTCGGAAATGGTGGTCGAAGGCATTTCGACCAACATCCCGCTGCATCGTGAACTGATGGTCGATGCCCGCTTCATCGAAGGCGGCACCAACATCCATTATCTCGAGCACAAGCTGGCGGAGCGCCCAACTGCGCCTCCGGCAGAAAAGCCGGCGAAGAAATAA
- the prmA gene encoding 50S ribosomal protein L11 methyltransferase: MGWTEIVIQVTRDQAEALSDALMEAGALSVSVEDADEGTTAEQPLFGEPGMEPAEAAWERSRVVALADVDADHATIVTDAAKAIGLDYALPFALRSVEEQDWVRLTQSQFDPIHIGKRIWVVPSWHDAPEPDALVLELDPGLAFGTGSHPTTRLCMEWLEEHAANTSTVLDYGCGSGILALVAKKLGAQHVIGVDIDPQALESARFNSERNACEIEYHLPEAFVRTYPENQTFAIVVANILAGPLQLMAPMLAGRVAPGGSLVLSGVLDRQADEVIAAYAPYIALSVWAEHEGWVALAGQAPTE, translated from the coding sequence ATGGGCTGGACCGAAATTGTTATTCAAGTCACGCGCGATCAGGCTGAGGCATTGTCCGATGCCCTGATGGAAGCCGGCGCCTTGTCGGTGTCGGTGGAAGACGCCGACGAAGGCACCACTGCCGAGCAGCCGCTGTTCGGCGAGCCCGGCATGGAGCCGGCCGAGGCGGCGTGGGAACGCAGCCGCGTGGTGGCACTGGCCGACGTCGATGCCGACCACGCCACGATCGTCACCGACGCCGCCAAAGCCATCGGTCTGGACTATGCGCTGCCGTTCGCCCTGCGTTCGGTGGAAGAGCAAGACTGGGTACGCCTGACGCAATCGCAATTCGATCCTATCCATATCGGCAAACGCATCTGGGTCGTGCCTAGCTGGCACGACGCACCAGAGCCGGATGCGCTTGTACTGGAGCTCGACCCCGGCCTGGCCTTCGGCACCGGCAGTCATCCGACGACGCGCCTGTGCATGGAGTGGCTGGAAGAACATGCCGCCAATACATCGACGGTACTCGATTACGGTTGCGGTTCCGGTATTCTGGCGCTGGTTGCCAAGAAGCTCGGAGCACAGCACGTCATCGGCGTCGACATTGATCCGCAAGCACTGGAATCGGCACGCTTCAATAGTGAACGCAATGCGTGCGAGATCGAATACCACCTGCCGGAAGCCTTTGTCCGCACATATCCGGAAAATCAGACTTTTGCCATCGTTGTCGCCAATATCCTCGCGGGCCCCTTGCAATTGATGGCGCCCATGCTGGCCGGGCGCGTCGCGCCGGGTGGTTCGCTGGTGTTATCGGGCGTGCTGGATCGCCAGGCTGACGAAGTGATTGCCGCTTACGCGCCGTATATCGCGCTGAGCGTCTGGGCCGAACATGAAGGCTGGGTCGCGCTGGCCGGCCAGGCGCCGACGGAGTAA
- a CDS encoding DUF3426 domain-containing protein, which translates to MALATQCPFCQTTFRVAQDQLKLRGGLVRCGSCKEVFNGNDHLVSPDIAQQLVATPAPTTSTSEKTEDRPAPTGWPKLPGNSNAASATMPAAPTAPVTPPRPPIDLSAAFASIAAETDDAPWGTQSVTPTPQPDSSESEKATASPSFPLPGTPAKSTETLANTASPDQAEQTAINTLTQELSYPVPLTSSARAEDTAPATEMEGAAERTSKQTESESEEEDEEEHEEEYEEDDADTPAFVQKVERRERLHRIGRVVMRVGAVLLTIALLLQATYVWRNTIAAWLPSTRPLLASICNALHCSVGLPTNIDQLSLESSELQLVPPNQNIYTLTVLLRNRGYSAQAWPYMELTLNDGDEKAITRRVFTPREYIKSAQMIDDGLAGEGEQQVKLTFELAQPAASGYRIYLFYP; encoded by the coding sequence ATGGCGCTGGCGACTCAATGTCCCTTCTGCCAGACGACATTTCGCGTCGCTCAAGACCAGCTCAAACTGCGCGGCGGCCTGGTTCGCTGCGGTAGCTGCAAGGAAGTTTTCAACGGCAACGATCACCTGGTGTCGCCGGACATCGCGCAACAACTCGTGGCCACGCCTGCACCCACCACCTCAACATCAGAAAAGACAGAAGATCGTCCGGCACCGACGGGATGGCCCAAGCTACCGGGCAATTCCAATGCGGCATCAGCCACGATGCCCGCAGCGCCGACAGCGCCCGTGACTCCCCCGCGCCCACCGATAGATTTATCCGCGGCATTTGCCAGCATCGCCGCAGAAACCGACGATGCACCCTGGGGAACACAGTCGGTCACGCCAACACCGCAACCGGATTCGTCCGAATCGGAAAAAGCTACTGCTTCACCATCCTTCCCACTGCCGGGTACTCCGGCCAAATCCACCGAAACACTCGCTAACACTGCTTCGCCGGATCAGGCTGAACAGACTGCGATCAACACCTTGACGCAGGAATTGTCTTACCCGGTTCCCCTCACTTCCTCTGCGCGTGCAGAAGACACGGCGCCCGCGACAGAGATGGAAGGAGCCGCGGAAAGAACTTCGAAGCAAACCGAATCCGAGAGCGAAGAAGAGGATGAGGAAGAGCACGAAGAGGAATACGAGGAAGACGACGCAGATACTCCCGCCTTCGTTCAGAAGGTAGAACGCCGCGAACGCCTGCACCGGATCGGCCGCGTCGTCATGCGTGTCGGCGCGGTATTACTCACCATCGCTTTGCTGCTGCAGGCGACGTATGTCTGGCGCAATACGATCGCTGCGTGGTTGCCATCGACACGCCCCCTGCTGGCGTCCATCTGCAACGCGCTGCATTGCTCGGTCGGCCTGCCCACCAATATCGACCAGTTGTCGCTGGAATCCAGCGAACTGCAACTGGTGCCGCCCAATCAGAATATTTATACCCTGACGGTACTGCTACGCAACCGCGGCTACAGCGCCCAAGCCTGGCCGTACATGGAGCTGACATTGAATGACGGCGACGAAAAAGCCATCACCCGACGCGTCTTCACACCGCGCGAATACATCAAATCGGCACAAATGATCGATGACGGTCTGGCCGGTGAAGGCGAACAGCAAGTCAAACTGACGTTTGAACTGGCGCAACCGGCAGCCTCCGGCTACCGCATCTACCTGTTTTACCCCTGA
- a CDS encoding carbohydrate kinase family protein, with translation MSSLICGSLAYDNIMQYEGRFADALLADQLHKINVSFLVPSMRREFGGCAGNIAYNLKLLGGEPVIMATVGQDSAPYMERFKHLGISTKSIRVIDSSFTAQCFITTDAGGNQITAFHPGAMSYSHENKVADAGPVKLSIVAPDGRDGMLQHAEHSAEQGIPLIFDPGQGMPMFSGDDLKHFIDLATYVAVNDYEAELLTARTGLSLEQIAKQVSALIVTRGELGAEIFTDGQKIDIPCVQADAIADPTGCGDAFRAGMLFGLTKGMDWATTGRLSSLMGSIKIASQGPQNHAPTLAEIDDRFHKAFGYRFA, from the coding sequence ATGAGTTCACTTATCTGCGGCTCGCTCGCTTACGACAACATCATGCAATACGAAGGCCGCTTCGCCGATGCGCTGCTGGCGGATCAATTGCACAAGATTAATGTGTCCTTTCTGGTGCCGTCGATGCGTCGTGAATTCGGCGGCTGTGCCGGCAATATCGCCTATAACTTGAAATTGCTCGGTGGCGAACCCGTCATCATGGCAACCGTCGGTCAGGACAGCGCGCCGTACATGGAGCGCTTCAAGCACCTCGGCATTTCCACCAAGAGCATCCGCGTGATCGACAGCTCGTTCACCGCCCAATGCTTCATCACCACCGATGCCGGCGGCAACCAGATCACTGCGTTCCACCCGGGTGCGATGAGCTACTCGCACGAGAACAAGGTCGCCGATGCAGGTCCGGTCAAGTTGTCCATCGTGGCGCCGGACGGCCGCGACGGCATGTTGCAACATGCAGAACACAGCGCCGAACAAGGCATCCCGCTGATTTTCGATCCGGGCCAAGGTATGCCGATGTTCAGCGGCGACGATCTGAAGCACTTCATCGACCTGGCAACTTATGTCGCTGTGAATGACTACGAAGCCGAATTGCTGACCGCTCGTACCGGCCTGAGCCTGGAGCAAATCGCCAAACAGGTGTCGGCGCTGATCGTCACGCGCGGCGAGCTGGGCGCGGAAATCTTTACCGACGGCCAGAAGATCGATATCCCTTGCGTGCAGGCAGATGCCATCGCCGACCCGACCGGCTGCGGCGACGCATTCCGTGCCGGCATGCTGTTCGGCCTGACCAAGGGCATGGATTGGGCGACGACCGGACGCCTGTCCAGCCTGATGGGATCGATCAAGATCGCTTCACAAGGCCCGCAAAACCATGCACCGACACTGGCCGAAATCGATGATCGCTTCCACAAGGCCTTCGGCTATCGCTTTGCCTGA
- a CDS encoding peroxiredoxin, with translation MKRLTSALLFSLYSLCLLSLSPLASAALKPGEKAPDFSTQASLGGQVSTFSLAETLKKGPVVLYFYPAAFTTGCTIEAHLFAEAIDRYKALGATVIGVSNDKIETLNKFSVSECRSKFAVAADTDQKIMKSYDAVMNSKSDYASRTSYVIAPDKSIIYEYSSPSPDKHVENTLQALQQWAAKKK, from the coding sequence ATGAAACGCCTCACTTCTGCCTTGCTCTTCTCACTGTACTCACTGTGCTTGCTGTCGCTCAGCCCGCTTGCATCGGCCGCGCTCAAACCCGGCGAAAAGGCGCCTGATTTCTCCACGCAGGCGTCGCTCGGCGGGCAGGTATCCACGTTCTCGCTGGCCGAAACACTCAAGAAAGGCCCGGTGGTGCTGTATTTTTACCCCGCGGCCTTTACCACCGGCTGCACGATTGAAGCTCACCTCTTCGCCGAAGCCATTGACCGCTACAAGGCGCTCGGCGCTACTGTCATCGGCGTATCAAACGACAAGATTGAAACGCTCAACAAGTTTTCCGTCAGTGAATGCCGTAGCAAGTTTGCGGTCGCCGCCGATACCGATCAGAAGATCATGAAATCCTACGATGCGGTGATGAACAGCAAATCGGACTATGCCAGCCGCACGTCCTACGTCATCGCGCCGGACAAGAGCATCATCTACGAATACAGCAGCCCGAGTCCCGACAAGCATGTCGAAAACACCTTGCAGGCATTGCAGCAGTGGGCGGCAAAGAAGAAATAG
- a CDS encoding YggT family protein: MLHSIFMLIVDAIASVLAGVLLLRFWMQVVQVRPPASVGQFVFQLSDWLVKPLRKVLPGVGGYDWASLVGAFLVVLLSIIAAVGFVSGFDFQPIILFSLVRFFQWIFYGFMATLIIEAIFSWVNPYAPLAPFVRALNEPLLRPLRKVIPLIGNVDLSPLAALILLQIAVRLVSTLILSIG; the protein is encoded by the coding sequence GTGTTGCATAGCATTTTCATGTTGATCGTTGACGCCATCGCCAGCGTGCTGGCTGGAGTGCTGTTGCTGCGTTTCTGGATGCAGGTCGTGCAAGTGCGTCCGCCGGCATCGGTGGGGCAGTTCGTATTTCAGTTGTCGGATTGGCTGGTCAAGCCGCTGCGCAAAGTGTTGCCGGGTGTCGGCGGCTACGATTGGGCCAGTCTTGTCGGCGCCTTCCTGGTGGTGCTGTTGTCGATCATCGCCGCAGTTGGATTCGTCTCCGGGTTTGATTTTCAGCCCATCATTCTGTTTTCGCTGGTGCGCTTCTTCCAGTGGATTTTTTACGGGTTCATGGCCACGCTGATCATCGAAGCGATTTTCAGCTGGGTGAATCCCTACGCTCCGTTGGCGCCGTTTGTAAGGGCGCTCAATGAGCCGCTGCTGCGTCCGCTGCGCAAGGTCATTCCGCTCATCGGCAATGTCGACCTGTCGCCGTTGGCGGCGCTGATACTGCTGCAGATCGCCGTGCGTCTGGTCAGTACCTTGATTCTCTCCATCGGCTGA
- a CDS encoding histone H1-like DNA-binding protein, with protein MATAAKKPAAKKPAAKKPAVAAKKPVAAKKAAAPKKAVAAKKPVAKAAAKPVAKKAAAPKKAVAAKKPVAAKKAVAAKKPVAAKKPVAKKAVAAKKPVAAKKAVAAKKPVAKKAVAAKKPVAKKAVAAKKPVAKKAVAAKKPVAAKKPVAKAAAKPAAKKAVAAKKPVAKKAVAAKPAVKAAAKPAAKPAAAKKPVAKKAAAKPAAKKPAAKPAAAAPAVKTVLNPAAAWPFPTGTTRP; from the coding sequence ATGGCAACAGCAGCAAAGAAACCAGCAGCCAAGAAGCCGGCTGCAAAGAAACCAGCGGTCGCCGCTAAGAAGCCAGTTGCAGCCAAGAAGGCAGCAGCTCCGAAGAAGGCCGTCGCCGCTAAGAAGCCAGTAGCTAAGGCAGCAGCAAAGCCAGTGGCAAAGAAAGCAGCAGCTCCTAAAAAAGCAGTTGCAGCTAAGAAGCCAGTAGCAGCGAAGAAGGCAGTTGCAGCTAAGAAGCCGGTAGCAGCGAAGAAGCCAGTCGCTAAGAAAGCAGTCGCAGCGAAGAAGCCAGTAGCAGCGAAGAAGGCAGTTGCAGCTAAAAAGCCAGTCGCTAAGAAAGCAGTCGCAGCGAAGAAGCCAGTAGCGAAGAAGGCAGTTGCAGCCAAGAAGCCAGTAGCGAAGAAAGCAGTCGCAGCGAAGAAGCCGGTAGCAGCGAAGAAGCCAGTCGCCAAGGCAGCAGCAAAGCCAGCAGCCAAGAAGGCAGTTGCAGCGAAGAAGCCAGTGGCGAAGAAGGCAGTCGCCGCTAAGCCAGCAGTCAAGGCTGCAGCAAAGCCGGCCGCTAAGCCAGCAGCAGCTAAGAAGCCTGTCGCCAAGAAGGCAGCAGCAAAGCCAGCAGCTAAGAAGCCAGCAGCGAAGCCAGCTGCAGCAGCTCCAGCTGTGAAGACTGTGCTGAACCCGGCAGCAGCTTGGCCGTTCCCAACAGGCACAACACGTCCATAA